In a single window of the Acyrthosiphon pisum isolate AL4f chromosome X, pea_aphid_22Mar2018_4r6ur, whole genome shotgun sequence genome:
- the LOC100159476 gene encoding E3 ubiquitin-protein ligase Ubr3 isoform X2: protein MIMDTTSTANMAQQQSPAYGLMKRGKRGAAALIAADCCNAAADATTIPQQQQDDGGGDAAAADSALTRCKLLDDMLDVLLNPYDAIGEWNNLDWLRWLMAGGKTLDEFSSAVKVYDYGTCCGLVWTANYVAYRCRTCSISPCMSLCGDCFKRGDHTGHDFNMFRSQAGGACDCGDTSVMKPDGFCSKHSSTINIDGTSTSSNSGCKQPPADLLRVAERIMPRLLLRLVQYLRENSKIADSRTSNTHVPPGGVAGAGMTNQQHNLLLIDLDPFLGMLHDLGALGAAMRRVMTVSLTNERIYRWACDYYSSTGNFANFGSDSSLQQQQQQQQQTIYTIYTDKVRRYYAEAIHQYTASTSSPSSSSSRRRRRSNPTIGDVIHGNNSLSNSEDEDDDDEDDEFGQGDWLVDGQINRKRKNKLNHSSFLQEIVFWTVRYEFPQKMVCFLLNMLPDAAYKEALTEAFVMHYGCVARVLATTRDSDTLSNHIVHISVQLFSNEALATRMVDKLGLLRIMVSSLRRMMTKILIPSTLHDPMKNRHRVVDCSKAVMKEHCYWPLVSDLNNVLSHRPIAVKFMCDDRLLDSWFSYLSMFQGMNVNCRELGHHVEFEPNTYYAAFSAELEASAYPMWAMLSHLTSADTLALSSRVLRACLKRLRKWLIDVGYYYNQDHGNVCGGTASSSANYNASTSTSIIRRLDDRHQFTFHLPLHRYLAVFLCQAVRAQGARIEDIIPRSNTNDPADRDSLLMAIAAHPVRAQSAFYEIMQGAWVRNGLQIKGQAMTYIQSNFCISMVDADIYLLQLCLSELSDANIFMSLILEKFKVYDWMHVVKHGGLPQVMDSEEYDAAPSMEGLLVFLATLIGVRTNLCSDEDYDYCQSQLEMVTLLCVSDKTHSQLMELMPERCGGIQTSATTTTSPINTSGDGASRNPPSLDQESPPAMRDFETVLQAVAEYKRPQFEASGNMQQGLYVPLAHVWQKLYDPVHVLLRAVHRRDFQSSMDRYTTFMRTIGLLKQNQNTWPPYRMPQKHHPAYRNPCRALLSKLFHAVVWHCLYRSAVYRDISEHTLSLLVYLLDQAWICYSNSPVDNTTSNNRQQPMDTDPPAKQSASTSSAASTGECFYESVNTKSCPKRKIKITVADASNSDSETANAKETTLLLLNRWYDHDDLAHNLCTTITHVELPPPYYHYFFGEEATNASSNATAASTMATNLFDYFTSSVAAAASVASSSSPITVSHNLEPGNSQQQPNVVPSLATIAGNEIPLASSSIPTRSPFYSLNAAAAATSSTMADSALNRVKQRLQFLRPPPPKTDSPTHEQHQSSSSSSSSSSDIPVIIDLTIPEFPFEAIPNNDNESSILGVDRNMVIEVDDQQNSLVCINESIISLLLKLHSQLSGEPDSYQLPIISSHPTTSSNLIDEAKTNQSTSENDNIKEEVPPCGDGAFFVGRLLDRIAKGSSSCYDCILRTRVALWPIAVVMRETASRDDEERERRERKRRARDKQQQMMEEMARAQRAFLESARRSGDLDSTDTQSQSTSATNTNMECDVPAPTVEISTSTTCSNEASTSTLANTIVELDENSSSSNSTTTTTKESTTHIRGPDQHEATLTVDCVICNQTVIVQIEQQRQDPVGLVILVQGTNVLAHRRHIVSQPIESTNQYNASNSNTTEYHQQQQQDTEKATGLTNSNNVENKCVVKNEQNYYHYWPSLPPLNSQQHHQQSTSVINDSKSQQQHNQPIVTTIADNYDATTYASHSDRRKRLMSQYFNNLDKADFEVGSLTTTTSATPVGGNVHVQTCGHHLHLRCWSSYLASLRGAQRFNSDRGEYSCPLCRQLANSLMPLIPEVAIDQNQQQRGCAPYNTINTPSAMSDAMSKLTELVKQQEYESPNPEQSSDAVCCSETSTSVFIGDTENIVNRHPLHQNVHHHHFNDDDYFLIQDQVHDISPAGGAEDGIGGNGGEGEELESGEDPLLNAVNRCVSDMITTTVVTAAAQTVSLPHTLLTSTQREKMYKVRWHSVVSVAWTNIQVELVQRNNSLIEQLQQEQSSLHRGNNYYRHLNLFSATAVNATDINGSNNYYNMLPKRNCIAPLLKVLRVSARSLMAKYQTPDYNPISDVWHKLIGCEQPRKQLSNTYPPLLMRDPCSVLLQLVLLLPSLDRDLFDTLIKLTYNMQLYVAALKVASTWNRNCKFNRQLYHRRRHYSSLNTRQMSTRNEERTDESTSVQMDLDDGCNNKLSSLSMDITEVDNTLSLTPLFSQVVALAKTIVFLSDDDETEIVNIGSIVNNDDEFMMHQEEEGVENIVSDNKLDRSIDTSEDDGEIILSLESYGRRSTLPFLRFAALLKKYINSDDDDNLDDHSELTLSSSQLNNLNVEQNKQREQLLDSQEISPPLAEVNCNVDFSTSNDLHHHQNWSKDDYEYLILARYLKLLNNNEDAHEVSDHCEESYNYNCSYIEHNDDQNQKNCEKRQHMPLQPPSAMEAVIWPQWSYSTNDKNNKISTTISRTWLTSFRESLTTKIPKATIIGENTTTIVSSAAAEIDPNSKATTSANIIMAARMLLFADCCDGGGVSDDTRAGIIDSSRSLFPPITWTGPRLLKLPHLYDEVFQYYHGRACHRCHGVPRETSVCLVCGTVVCLKENCCKTNHIYEAVQHSLECGGGTGMFLVVTSSSVVVIRGKRACLWGSVYLDAFGEEDRELKRGKPLYLSAERYRLLEHQWLAHRFDHTNKKWVWHRDAL from the exons ATGATAATGGACACTACGTCGACTGCTAATATGGCACAGCAGCAGTCGCCTGCTTATGGGCTCATGAAACGTGGGAAACGTGGTGCAGCTGCACTCATTGCAGCTGATTGTTGTAATGCCGCAGCCGATGCAACTACCATCCCTCAACAGCAGCAAGATGATGGTGGTGGAGATGCAGCTGCAGCTGATTCCGCTCTGACCCGTTGTAAGTTACTGGATGATATGTTGGACGTGCTGCTTAATCCATATGATGCGATTGGCGAGTGGAATAATTTGGACTGGTTACGTTGGTTAATGGCTGGTGGTAAAACCCTAGATGAATTTAGCAGTGCag TCAAAGTATATGACTATGGTACATGTTGTGGCCTCGTTTGGACAGCCAATTATGTAGCATATAGATGTCGCACTTGCAGTATATCTCCTTGTATGTCCCTGTGTGGAGATTGTTTTAAGCGTGGTGATCATACAGGTCATGATTTCAATATGTTTCGTTCTCAAGCAGGAGGGGCATGTGATTGTGGAGACACAAGTGTAATGAAGCCTGatgg gtTTTGTAGTAAACATAGcagtacaattaatattgatgGTACTAGCACCAGCAGTAATAGTGGTTGTAAACAACCTCCTGCCGATTTATTGAGGGTAGCTGAGAGAATAATGCCAAGACTTTTGTTACGATTAGTGCAGTATTTACGTGAAAACAG taaaattgcCGATTCTAGAACAAGCAATACCCATGTACCACCTGGAGGCGTTGCTGGTGCTGGAATGACAAATCAgcaacataatttattacttatagacTTGGACCCATTTTTGGGTATGCTGCACGACCTTGGTGCCCTTGGAGCTGCTATGCGACGTGTCATGACTGTGTCTCTAACCAACGAAAGA ATATACCGATGGGCATGTGATTATTACAGTAGCACGGGTAATTTTGCTAATTTTGGCAGTGATTCTAGTCTacagcaacaacagcaacagcaacaacagactatttatactatatacacagaTAAGGTGCGTCGCTATTATGCTGAAGCTATACATCAATACACTGCATCAACATCATCGCCGTCATCATCAAGCAGTCGTCGACGACGTCGCAGTAACCCAACAATTGGAGATGTTATTCATGGCAATAACAGCCTTAGTAATTCTGAAGACGAGGATGATGATGATGAGGATGATGAATTTGGACAAG gtgattgGCTTGTTGATGGTCAGATTAATAGAAAACGAAAGAACAAACTGAATCATTCCAGTTTTTTGCAAGAGATTGTTTTTTGGACCGTACGATATGAGTTTCCTCAAAAAATGGTCTGTTTTCTGTTGAACATGTTGCCTGATGCGGCATATAAGGAAGCATTAACTGAAGCATTTGTTATGCACTATGGATGTGTTGCTCGTGTTTTGGCAACAACAAGAGACTCAGATACCCTCTCCAACCATATTGTTCACATTAGCGTCCAATTGTTTAGTAATGAAGCATTGGCCACTCGGATGGTCGACAAATTAGGATTACTCAGAATAATGGTATCAAGCTTAAGGCGTATGATGACAAAAATACTGATACCTTCAACATTACATG atcCTATGAAAAACAGACACAGGGTTGTAGATTGTTCAAAGGCTGTTATGAAAGAGCATTGTTATTGGCCACTGGTTAGCGATCTAAACAATGTATTATCGCATAGGCCGATTGCAGTTAAATTTATGTGTGACGACCGTTTATTGGATTCGTGGTTTTCATATTTGTCAATGTTTCAAG GAATGAATGTTAATTGTCGAGAGTTGGGTCATCATGTTGAATTTGAACCAAACACTTATTATGCTGCTTTTAGTGCTGAACTTGAAGCTAGTGCATATCCAATGTGGGCCATGCTGTCGCATCTCACATCAGCCGACACTTTGGCACTATCATCCCGTGTGTTACGCGCTTGTCTCAAACGTCTACGTAAATGGCTTATAGATGTAGGTTACTACTATAATCAAGACCATGGAAATGTTTGTGGTGGCACTGCTTCCTCTTCTGCTAACTACAATGCAAGTACTTCCACGTCCATAATTCGACGATTAGATGATCGTCATCAGTTCACTTTTCACCTGCCTTTGCACCGGTATTTGGCAGTATTTTTGTGTCAAGCTGTGCGTGCTCAAGGTGCCCGTATAGAAGACATTATTCCACGAAGCAACACAAATGATCCAGCAGATAGAGACTCGTTGTTAATGGCAATTGCTGCACACCCTGTACGTGCTCAATCAGCATTCTACGAAATCATGCAGGGTGCATGGGTGCGTAATGGCCTACAAATTAAAGGCCAAGCTATGACATATATCCAATCAAATTTTTGTATATCCATGGTAGATGCTGACATTTATTTACTTCAACTTTGTCTATCTGAATTATCAGATGCCAACATATTCATGTCTTTAATATTGgaaaa GTTTAAAGTATATGATTGGATGCATGTAGTCAAACATGGCGGATTACCTCAAGTTATGGATTCAGAGGAATATGATGCTGCACCTAGTATGGAAGGTTTATTAGTTTTCCTTGCCACTTTAATAGGTGTCCGTACCAATTTAT GTTCCGATGAAGATTATGATTATTGTCAGTCACAATTAGAAATGGtaacattattatgtgtttCTGATAAAACACACAGCCAGTTAATGGAATTAATGCCTGAACGCTGCGGTGGTATTCAAACTAGCGCCACAACTACCACAAGTCCTATAAATACCAGTGGTGACGGTGCATCTCGAAATCCCCCCTCCCTTGACCAAGAATCTCCACCAGCTATGCGTGATTTTGAAACTGTATTACAAGCT gTGGCTGAGTATAAGAGACCTCAATTTGAAGCATCTGGTAACATGCAACAAGGACTCTATGTGCCTTTAGCACATGTCTGGCAAAAACTGTACGACCCAGTGCATGTGCTTTTGAGAGCTGTACATAGACGTGATTTCCAATCATCCATGGACCGTTATACAACATT CATGCGTACTATTggattattgaaacaaaatcaaaatacttgGCCTCCGTATAGGATGCCACAAAAACACCATCCAGCATATCGCAATCCTTGCAGAGCACTGTTATCTAAGTTATTTCACGCTGTTGTCTGGCATTGTCTATACCGTTCAGCAGTTTACCGAGATATTAGTGAACATACACTCAGTCTATTGGTCTATCTTCTAGACCAGGCGTGGATATGTTATAGTAACTCTCCCGTTGACAATACGACATCTAATAATCGACAACAACCAATGGATACAGATCCTCCAGCTAAGCAGTCTGCATCGACATCTTCAGCAGCTTCAACTGGAGAATGTTTCTATGAAAGCGTTAATACCAAAAGCTGTCCAAAAAGAAAGATCAAAATAACCGTAGCAGATGCTAGTAATTCTGACAGTGAAACAGCTAATGCCAAAGAAACAACACTCCTATTATTGAATCGTTGGTATGATCATGACGATTTGGCACACAATTTGTGCACTACTATTACACATGTTGAATTGCCACCACCATACtaccattatttttttggcGAAGAAGCAACTAATGCTTCTTCTAATGCAACAGCTGCCTCAACAATGGCAAccaatttatttgattatttcacATCGTCTGTAGCAGCAGCTGCTTCGGTGGCTAGCTCTTCATCACCAATAACAGTTTCTCATAATTTAGAACCTG gtAACTCACAACAACAGCCTAATGTTGTTCCATCTTTGGCTACAATAGCTGGCAACGAAATACCTCTTGCTAGTTCATCTATTCCTACACGTTCACCTTTTTATAGCTTAAATGCTGCAGCAGCTGCTACATCTTCTACAATGG caGATTCTGCGTTGAATCGTGTTAAACAACGTTTACAATTCTTACGCCCTCCTCCACCAAAAACAGATTCACCTACACATGAGCAGCATCAGTCATCATCGTCctcgtcatcgtcatcgtcaGATATACCAGTTATTATTGATCTTACTATACCTGAATTTCCGTTTGAGGCTATTCCAAATAACGATAATGAATCATCAATATTGGGAGTTGATAGAAAT ATGGTAATAGAAGTTGATGACCAACAAAATTCATTAGTGTGTATAAATGAGAGTATCATTTCCTTACTTTTAAAATTGCACTCTCAGTTGTCGGGTGAACCAGATTCATATCAACTGCCTATAATTTCATCGCATCCAACCACTTCTAGTAATTTAATTGATGAGGCCAAGACAAACCAATCAACAtcagaaaatgataatatcaaaGAAGAAGTACCACCGTGTGGTGATGGGGCATTTTTTGTGGGTCGTTTATTAGATAGGATAGCTAAGGGGTCGTCATCATGTTATGATTGCATATTGCGTACTAGAGTGGCATTATGGCCAATAGCAGTGGTAATGCGTGAAACAGCTTCAAGGGATGATGAAGAGCGTGAGCGACGGGAACGTAAACGCCGGGCTCGTGACAAGCAACAGCAAATGATGGAAGAAATGGCACGAGCGCAACGGGCATTCCTTGAAAGTGCACGCCGCTCTGGGGATCTAGATTCTACTGATACACAATCACAATCTACCAGTGCAACTAATACAAATATGGAATGTGACGTACCGGCTCCTACTGTGGAGATATCTACTTCGACTACTTGTAGTAATGAAGCCTCTACATCAACGTTAGCAAATACTATAGTTGAACTAGATGAAaacagtagtagtagtaatagtacAACAACAACCACAAAAGAATCGACTACCCATATTCGCGGACCTGATCAACATGAAGCTACATTGACTGTGGATTGTGTGATTTGTAATCAGACTGTGATAGTACAAATAGAACAACAGCGTCAAGATCCAGTAGGACTAGTGATATTAGTtcaa ggTACTAACGTTTTAGCACATAGACGACATATTGTTTCACAACCAATAGAGTCAACCAATCAATACAATGCCAGTAATAGCAATACTACCGAGTatcatcaacaacaacaacaagacACAGAAAAAGCCACGGGTCTcacaaatagtaataatgttgAAAACAAATGTGTAGTCAagaatgaacaaaattattatcattattggcCTTCTTTACCACCGTTGAATTCACAGCAACATCACCAGCAATCTACATCTGTAATCAATGACTCTAAGTCACAGCAACAACATAATCAACCAATAGTGACAACAATTGCTGATAATTACGATGCAACTACATATGCATCACATTCTGACCGCCGCAAACGTCTAATgtcacaatattttaac AACTTGGATAAGGCTGATTTTGAAGTTGGATCCCTTACAACTACTACTAGTGCTACTCCAGTTGGTGGCAATGTCCATGTACAGACTTGTGGCCATCACTTACATTTGAGGTGTTGGAGTTCATATCTGGCATCATTACGTGGTGCTCAGCGTTTTAATTCAGACCG tggTGAATATAGTTGTCCACTTTGTCGGCAATTAGCTAATTCCTTAATGCCATTAATACCAGAAGTTGCTATTGATCAAAACCAGCAACAACGTGGCTGTGCCCCTTATAACACTATTAATACCCCAAGTGCTATGTCTGATGCTATGAGCAAACTGACAGAACTAGTCAAACAGCAAGAATATGAATCACCGAATCCAGAACAATCTAGTGATGCGGTTTGCTGCAGTGAAACATCAACTTCAGTTTTTATCGGCGATACAGAGAACATTGTTAATCGACATCCTTTGCATCAGAATGTTCATCACCATCATTTTAATGATGATGATTATTTTCTG ATACAGGACCAAGTACATGACATTAGTCCTGCTGGTGGTGCAGAAGATGGAATTGGTGGCAATGGAGGAGAGGGTGAAGAGTTAGAAAGTGGAGAAGATCCTTTGTTGAATGCTGTTAATAGATGTGTGAGTGATATGATTACTACAACGGTAGTTACAGCAGCAGCTCAAACTGTATCATTGCCACATACATTATTGACATCAACTCAACGAGAAAAAATGTACAAGGTAAGATGGCATAGTGTTGTATCTGTCGCTTGGACGAATATCCAAGTGGAATTGGTGCAGCGTAACAACAGTCTTATAGAACAACTGCAGCAAGAACAGTCATCATTACACCgcggtaataattattatcgtcacCTCAATTTGTTTTCTGCTACTGCAGTTAATGCTACAGATATCAATGgtagcaataattattacaacatgCTGCCCAAGCGcaattgtatag CACCATTGTTGAAAGTGTTGCGTGTGAGCGCTCGATCGCTGATGGCCAAATACCAGACACCTGATTATAATCCCATTAGTGATGTTTGGCACAAATTAATCGGGTGCGAACAGCCAAGAAAACAGTTAAGCAATACTTATCCACCATTATTAATGCGTGATCCATGCTCCGTACTCTTACAACTTGTGTTGTTATTACCTTCACTAGACCGCG ATTTGTTTGATACTTTAATCAAACTCACATACAACATGCAACTGTATGTGGCCGCATTAAAAGTCGCATCCACGTGGAATCGTAACTGTAAATTTAACCGTCAACTTTATCACCGCCGACGACATTACAGTAGTCTCAATACAAGACAAATGTCAACAAGAAATGAAGAAAGAACTGATGAAAGCACTAGTGTTCAAATGGATTTAGATGATGGATGCAATAATAAGCTATCATCGTTATCAATGGATATTACCGAAGTTGACAATACACTATCACTGACACCCTTATTTTCACAAGTTGTAGCCTTGGCCAAAACTATAGTGTTTTTGTCGGATGACGATGAAACTGAAATAGTCAACATCGGTTCAATAGTAAATAATGATGACGAATTCATGATGCACCAAGAAGAAGAGGgtgttgaaaatattgttagtgATAACAAACTTGATAGGTCAATAGACACCTCAGAAGATGATGGTGAAATAATATTGTCGCTAGAATCTTACGGCAGACGAAGTACATTGCCATTTTTGCGGTTTGCCGctcttttgaaaaaatatattaacagtgatgatgatgataatctAGACGACCATTCTGAGTTAACATTATCATCGTCGCAACTAAATAACTTGAATGTAGAACAGAACAAACAAAGAGAACAACTATTGGATAGCCAAGAAATTTCTCCGCCACTGGCCGAAGTTAACTGTAATGTGGATTTTTCAACTTCAAACGATCTTCACCATCATCAAAATTGGTCAAAAGACGATTATGAATATCTAATTCTCGCCCGGTATTTAAAACTGTTAAACAATAACGAAGATGCACATGAGGTCAGTGATCATTGTGAAGAAAGCTATAACTACAATTGTTCATACATTGAACATAATGACGATCAAAACCagaaaaattgtgaaaaaagaCAACATATGCCATTGCAGCCACCATCTGCCATGGAAGCTGTCATATGGCCACAATGGTCGTATTCTaccaatgataaaaataataaaatttcaacAACTATTTCTCGTACTTGGCTGACATCTTTTCGAGAATCATTGACGACCAAAATACCTAAAGCCACTATCATCGGTGAAAATACTACTACCATAGTTTCTTCTGCAGCTGCTGAAATCGACCCTAATTCTAAAGCCACCACTTCAGCTAATATCATAATGGCCGCACGTATGTTACTTTTTGCTGACTGTTGTGATGGTGGTGGTGTTAGTGATGACACTAGAGCTGGTATCATAGATAGCAGCCGTAGTTTGTTCCCACCAATCACTTGGACGGGGCCTCGATTGTTGAAGCTGCCACATCTGTATGACGAAGTTTTCCAGTACTACCATGGCAGGGCCTGTCATCGGTGTCATGGCGTGCCACGAGAGACGAGTGTGTGCTTGGTTTGTGGTACCGTGGTATGCCTGAAAGAAAATTGTTGCAAAACAAATCACATTTATGAAGCAGTACAA CACTCGTTGGAATGTGGCGGCGGTACGGGTATGTTCTTGGTTGTGACTTCCAGCTCCGTTGTAGTAATTCGTGGAAAACGGGCATGTCTTTGGGGGTCTGTGTACCTGGATGCATTTGGTGAAGAAGATCGTGAACTcaa ACGTGGAAAACCGTTATATTTAAGTGCGGAACGGTACAGACTGTTGGAACATCAGTGGTTGGCACATCGATTTGACCACACTAATAAGAAATGGGTATGGCACAGAGATGCGTTGTAA